The following proteins are co-located in the Microbulbifer sp. VAAF005 genome:
- the hemH gene encoding ferrochelatase — MSTAIILMNLGTPAEPTPTAVRSFLREFLSDPRVVEIPRPIWLTILNCLVLPFRPQRIAPAYAEIWNSSADETKVEGSPLLYYTQKQAELLQQRLKAKGCDVAVEYAMTYGEPRLDNTIETLREKGFESFIVLPLYPQYSATTTAAIYDQVAQIFRNSRDIPDISLIRDYYQNPLYIKSLANSVKEHWEKAGPAEKLLLSFHGIPKANVDKGDPYYRHCMETARLLADELEISEDKWQVTFQSRFGKAEWLQPYTDKTLIEWGKTGVSSVDIICPAFSADCLETLEEISVENRANFIDAGGSDYRYIPALNLREDHIEALAEIVQTKLNGTK; from the coding sequence ATGTCTACGGCAATAATTTTGATGAATTTGGGTACTCCAGCTGAGCCTACACCTACAGCAGTAAGAAGTTTTTTGCGGGAATTCCTTTCAGATCCGAGGGTTGTCGAGATACCGCGGCCAATCTGGCTGACCATATTGAACTGCTTGGTACTGCCTTTTCGTCCACAACGTATTGCCCCTGCCTATGCGGAAATATGGAATAGCAGTGCAGATGAAACAAAAGTGGAAGGATCGCCGCTTCTCTACTATACGCAGAAGCAAGCAGAGCTGTTGCAGCAGCGTTTAAAAGCAAAAGGTTGCGATGTCGCTGTTGAATATGCCATGACTTATGGTGAGCCCCGCCTCGACAACACCATAGAAACTCTGCGCGAGAAAGGTTTCGAGTCTTTTATAGTGCTTCCCCTATATCCCCAATATTCGGCTACCACAACTGCAGCAATTTATGATCAGGTGGCGCAAATTTTTCGCAATAGTCGCGATATTCCGGATATTTCTCTGATTCGAGATTATTACCAAAATCCGCTCTACATAAAATCCCTGGCCAATTCAGTAAAAGAACACTGGGAAAAAGCAGGGCCAGCGGAAAAATTGTTACTTTCATTTCACGGTATCCCAAAAGCCAATGTGGATAAGGGGGACCCCTATTATCGCCATTGCATGGAAACCGCACGGTTATTAGCGGATGAACTAGAAATCAGTGAGGATAAGTGGCAAGTCACATTTCAATCGCGCTTTGGTAAGGCAGAGTGGCTACAGCCATACACCGATAAGACCCTTATTGAATGGGGTAAAACAGGAGTTAGTAGTGTCGATATAATTTGCCCGGCTTTTTCTGCGGATTGCCTGGAAACATTGGAAGAAATTTCGGTAGAGAATCGCGCTAATTTTATTGATGCTGGGGGCAGTGACTACCGATATATTCCCGCATTAAATTTGCGTGAGGATCATATAGAGGCGCTTGCGGAAATTGTGCAAACTAAGCTCAATGGGACAAAATAA
- the mazG gene encoding nucleoside triphosphate pyrophosphohydrolase, whose amino-acid sequence MEKNYSVEDLLHLMAQLRSPEGGCPWDLKQDFASIVPSTIEEAYEVAEAIEQEDFEHLHEELGDLLFQVIFYAQLGREKDHFDFPQIVDTLVRKLVRRHPHVFPSGTLYGDRSAEALDEAEVKRSWEAIKEAERAAKGDAGTLAGVAVGLPALTRAAKLQKRASRVGFDWPNIDGVLDKIEEEVAELREAVTNGDTEHAKEELGDLLFSCVNASRHLKVDPEAALRGCSRKFERRFGYVESSLHSEGRQVSEATLEELDRLWDKAKVQREPGADS is encoded by the coding sequence GTGGAAAAGAATTACTCTGTGGAGGACCTCCTCCACTTGATGGCTCAGCTTCGCAGCCCTGAGGGCGGTTGCCCTTGGGACCTGAAACAGGACTTTGCCAGTATTGTCCCCTCTACGATTGAAGAGGCCTATGAGGTAGCAGAGGCTATTGAGCAGGAAGACTTTGAGCACCTGCACGAAGAGCTCGGAGATCTGCTCTTCCAAGTCATTTTTTATGCCCAGTTAGGGCGTGAGAAAGACCACTTTGATTTCCCCCAGATTGTTGACACTTTGGTACGCAAACTAGTGCGCAGGCATCCCCATGTCTTTCCCAGTGGAACCCTCTACGGCGACCGCTCTGCCGAAGCTCTTGATGAAGCTGAAGTAAAGAGGAGTTGGGAGGCGATTAAAGAGGCCGAACGCGCTGCCAAAGGGGATGCAGGAACCCTGGCAGGAGTAGCTGTGGGGCTGCCGGCTTTGACGCGTGCAGCCAAATTGCAGAAGCGCGCCTCCCGTGTCGGTTTTGACTGGCCCAATATTGATGGTGTCCTCGATAAGATTGAGGAAGAGGTTGCAGAGCTGCGGGAGGCTGTGACAAATGGGGATACGGAGCATGCAAAGGAGGAGCTGGGGGATCTGCTTTTCTCTTGTGTGAACGCATCTCGCCACCTGAAGGTTGATCCTGAGGCGGCTTTGCGGGGGTGTAGCAGGAAATTTGAGCGGCGTTTTGGTTATGTTGAGTCCAGTTTACACAGTGAAGGGCGGCAAGTATCAGAGGCAACGCTGGAGGAACTGGACAGACTTTGGGACAAGGCCAAAGTTCAGCGGGAGCCTGGTGCTGATAGCTAG
- the adk gene encoding adenylate kinase, producing the protein MRIILLGAPGAGKGTQAQFITEKFGIPQISTGDMLRAAVKAGTPLGLQAKDVMDAGKLVSDDLIIALVKERIAQEDCAKGFLFDGFPRTIPQAEALLEADVHIDHVLEIAVDDEEIVKRLSGRRVHENSGRVYHIVYNPPKAEGVDDVTGEALIQRTDDTEETVRNRLAVYHEQTAPLVGFYRELEARSPEAAPKYSKVMGVGGMDEIREKVLEALS; encoded by the coding sequence ATGCGAATTATTCTCTTGGGCGCGCCGGGGGCCGGCAAGGGCACTCAGGCTCAATTCATAACAGAGAAGTTCGGCATTCCGCAGATCTCCACCGGCGATATGCTTCGCGCTGCGGTGAAGGCGGGTACCCCTCTTGGCCTACAGGCCAAGGATGTTATGGACGCGGGAAAATTGGTTTCTGACGACCTGATCATTGCGTTAGTTAAAGAGCGCATTGCCCAGGAAGACTGCGCTAAAGGGTTCCTGTTCGATGGCTTCCCTCGCACCATTCCCCAGGCTGAAGCCCTTCTGGAAGCCGATGTACATATCGATCATGTTCTGGAAATCGCTGTTGACGATGAAGAAATCGTAAAGCGTCTCTCGGGCCGCCGGGTTCATGAAAACTCTGGTCGCGTCTATCACATCGTATACAACCCGCCCAAGGCTGAGGGTGTCGATGATGTGACTGGCGAGGCACTGATCCAGCGTACAGATGATACTGAAGAAACTGTTCGCAACCGTTTGGCGGTTTATCACGAGCAGACAGCACCGCTGGTAGGCTTCTATCGCGAGCTGGAAGCACGCTCTCCTGAAGCGGCTCCCAAGTACAGCAAGGTAATGGGTGTTGGCGGTATGGATGAGATTCGCGAGAAAGTGTTGGAAGCGCTCAGCTGA